The following proteins are co-located in the Salvelinus namaycush isolate Seneca chromosome 33, SaNama_1.0, whole genome shotgun sequence genome:
- the LOC120027904 gene encoding proline-rich protein 36-like has protein sequence MPRLFAYNIKRLRDPPKQTQRPLPLDMHRLHSSPSPQLPISSSPQLHSSPSHQLPISSSPQLHSSPSPQLPISSSPQLQISTAPQPHALAPQLPISPSPNLHSSPSPHPPSSRSPQLPSSSSPQLPISTAPQLTISPAPQLPSSTAPKLIISPAPHLHSSPSPQLPISTAPQVPIAPAPQLHSSTSPQLPISPAPHLPAPQLPISPAPQLPFSPASQLPLYPSSQLPSSTAPQLYSSTAPKLIISPAPHLHSSPSPQLPSSPGPNLPSSTAPQLRISPASQLPLSPSSQLSSSPAPQIHSSPSPQLPSSPSPHIPSSPAPQLHSSPSLQLHTPQLPISPAPQLPFSPASQLPLSPSSQLPSSTAHQLPSSTALQRRSSLASQLPILPAPDLHSSPAPHLHSSPSPQLPSSQSPQLPSSPALQLHSSQAHHLPLSPSSQLSSSPAPQIHSSPSPQLPSSPSPHIPSSPAPQLHSSPSLQLHSSTLHISTTPNFPSSPSPSTPAPNLPSSTAPLLPSFTAPNLPSSTAPLLPSFTAPPLPIFPAPQLHSSPAPQLHSSPAPQLPSIPAPHPPSSRSPQLPSSSSPQLPISTAPQLTISPAPQLPSSTAPQLPSSSSPQLPISTAPHLHSSQSPQLHSSTAPHLHNSQFPQLPISQHPSSQSPQLHSSPSPQLHSSPSPHLPSSPTPQLPSSTAPQHPSSSSPQLPISTAPHLHSSPAPQLHSSPSPQLHISTTPNFPSSPSPSTPAPNLPSSTAPLLPSFTAPPLPIFPAPQLHSSTAHQLPSSTALQRRSSLASQLPISTAPKLPSSTALQLHSSTAPQLHSSPSPDHPSSPSPQLHNSPAPNHPSSTAPQSPQLHSSPSPQLPSFPAPQLLISTAPHLHSSTSPQLPISTAHQLPISTAHQLPISTAHQLPISTDLQRRSSLAPQLPISTAPQLPRSQPPQLHSSPSPQLPLSPSSQLPSSTAPQLPSSPASQLPLSPSSQLPSSTSPQLPIATAPQLPISPSPQLHSSPSPHLPSSTAPQLPIAKAPQLPIAKAPQLPISPSPQLHSSPSPQLHSSPSPQVPIPPAPQLPISPSPQLPISTAHQLPISTAPHLPSSTALSTAPHLHSSTTPQLPITPAPQLPSSTAPQSPQLHSSPSPQLPSFPAPQLLISTAPHLHSSTSPQLPISTAHQLPISTAHQLPISTAHQLPISTDLQRRSSVAPQLPISTAPQLPRSQPPQLHSSPSPQLPLSPSSQLPSSTAPQLPSSPASQLPLSPSSQLPSSTSPQLPIATAPQLPISPSPQLHSSPSPHLPSSTAPQLPIAKAPQLPIAKAPQLPISPSPQLHSSPSPQLHSSPSPQLPIPPAPQLPISPSPQLPISTAHQLPISTAPHLPSSTALQLHSSPSPQLHSSPSPQLTRTTAPQLPSSPSPQLHSSTSPQLSSSTAPQLHISTALQLHSSPALHLHSSPAPQLTSSPSPQLPISPSPQLHSSTAPQLPSSPSLQHPISTAPKLHSSPAPDLPSSTASHLPSSTSPQLHSSTVLASPAPYNDLLGVTKPSPGPYFDLLGVTKPSPGPYFDLLGVTKPSPGPYNDLLGFTKPSPAPYFDLLGVTKPSPGPYNDLLGVTKPSPGPYFDLLGVSKPSPLF, from the exons ATGCCTCGCCTCTTCGCCTATAACATCAAACGCCTCCGCGATCCACCCAAACAAACACAGAGGCCGCTACCGCTGGATATGCACCGA CTCCACAGCTCCCCATCTCCCCAGCTCCCCATTTCCTCATCTCCCCAGCTCCACAGCTCCCCATCTCACCAGCTCCCCATTTCCTCATCTCCCCAGCTCCACAGCTCCCCATCTCCCCAGCTCCCCATTTCCTCATCTCCCCAGCTCCAAATCTCCACAGCTCCACAGCCCCACGCCCTCGCTCCCCAGCTCCCCATTTCCCCATCTCCCAATCTCCACAGCTCCCCATCTCCCCATCCCCCCAGCTCCCGATCTCCACAGCTCCCCAGCTCCTCATCTCCACAGCTCCCCATCTCCACAGCTCCCCAGCTCACAATCTCCCCAGCTCCCCAGCTCCCCAGCTCCACAGCTCCCAAGCTCATCATCTCCCCAGCTCCCCATCTCCACAGCTCCCCATCTCCACAGCTCCCCATCTCCACAGCTCCCCAGGTCCCAATCGCCCcagctccacagctccacagctccacaTCTCCACAACTCCCAATTTCCCCAGCTCCCCATCTCCCAGCACCCCAGCTCCCAATCTCCCCAGCTCCACAGCTCCCCTTCTCCCCAGCTTCACAGCTCCCCCTCTACCCATCTTCCCAGCTCCCCAGCTCCACAGCTCCCCAGCTCTACAGCTCCACAGCTCCCAAGCTCATCATCTCCCCAGCTCCCCATCTCCACAGCTCCCCATCTCCACAGCTCCCCAGCTCCCCAGGTCCCAATCTCCCcagctccacagctccacagctccGCATCTCCCCAGCTtcccagctccccctctccccatcttccCAGCTCTCCAGCTCCCCAGCTCCACAGATCCACAGCTCCCCATCTCCCCAGCTtcccagctccccctctccccatatTCCCAGCTCCCCAGCTCCCCAGCTCCACAGCTCCCCATCTCTacagctccaca CACCCCAGCTCCCAATCTCCCCAGCTCCACAGCTCCCCTTCTCCCCAGCTTCacagctccccctctccccatcttccCAGCTCCCCAGCTCCACAGCTCACCAGCTCCCCAGCTCCACAGCTCTCCAGCGCCGCAGCTCCCTAGCATCCCAGCTCCCCATCCTCCCAGCTCCCGATCTCCACAGCTCCCCAGCTCCTCATCTCCACAGCTCCCCATCTCCACAGCTCCCCAGCTCACAATCTCCCCAGCTCCCCAGCTCCCCAGCTCTACAGCTCCACAGCTCCCAAGCtcatcatctccccctctccccatcttccCAGCTCTCCAGCTCCCCAGCTCCACAGATCCACAGCTCCCCATCTCCCCAGCTtcccagctccccctctccccatatTCCCAGCTCCCCAGCTCCCCAGCTCCACAGCTCCCCATCTCTacagctccacagctccaca CTCCACATCTCCACAACTCCCAATTTCCCCAGCTCCCCATCTCCCAGCACCCCAGCTCCCAATCTCCCCAGCTCCACAGCTCCCCTTCTCCCCAGCTTCACAGCTCCCAATCTCCCCAGCTCCACAGCTCCCCTTCTCCCCAGCTTCacagctccccctctccccatcttccCAGCTCCCCAGCTCCACAGCTCACCAGCTCCCCAGCTCCACAGCTCTCCAGCGCCGCAGCTCCCTAGCATCCCAGCTCCCCATCCTCCCAGCTCCCGATCTCCACAGCTCCCCAGCTCCTCATCTCCACAGCTCCCCATCTCCACAGCTCCCCAGCTCACAATCTCCCCAGCTCCCCAGCTCCCCAGCTCTACAGCTCCACAGCTCCCAAGCTCATCATCTCCCCAGCTCCCCATCTCCACAGCTCCCCATCTCCACAGCTCCCAATCGCCCcagctccacagctccacagctccacaTCTCCACAACTCCCAATTTCCCCAGCTTCCCATCTCCCAGCACCCCAGCTCCCAATCTCCCCAGCTCCACAGCTCCCCTTCTCCCCAGCTTCacagctccccctctccccatcttccCAGCTCCCCAACTCCACAGCTCCCCAGCTCTACAGCTCCACAGCACCCAAGCTCATCATCTCCCCAGCTCCCCATCTCCACAGCTCCCCATCTCCACAGCTCCCCAGCTCCCCAG ctccacagctccCCATCTCCACAGCTCCACATCTCCACAACTCCCAATTTCCCCAGCTCCCCATCTCCCAGCACCCCAGCTCCCAATCTCCCCAGCTCCACAGCTCCCCTTCTCCCCAGCTTCacagctccccctctccccatcttccCAGCTCCCcagctccacagctccacagctCACCAGCTCCCCAGCTCCACAGCTCTCCAGCGCCGCAGCTCCCTAGCATCCCAGCTCCCCATCTCCACAGCTCCCAAGCTCCCCAG CTCCACAGCTCTacagctccacagctccacagctccacagctccacagctccCCATCTCCCGATCACCCCAGCTCCCCATCTCCACAGCTCCACAACTCCCCAGCTCCCAATCACCCCAGCTCCACAGCTCCCCAATCTCCCCAGCTCCACAGCTCCCCATCCCCACAGCTCCCCAGCTTCCCAGCTCCACAGCTACTCATCTCTACAGCTCCCCATCTCCACAGCTCCACATCTCCCCAGCTCCCCATCTCCACAGCTCACCAGCTCCCCATCTCCACAGCTCACCAGCTCCCCATCTCCACAGCTCACCAgctccccatctccacagatcTCCAGCGCCGCAGCTCCCTAGCACCCCAGCTCCCCATCTCCACAGCTCCCCAGCTCCCCAGGTCCCAACCTCCCCAGCTCCACAGCTCCCCATCTCCCCAGcttcccctctccccatcttccCAGCTCCCcagctccacagctccacagctccCCAGCTCCCCAGCTtcccagctccccctctccccatcttccCAGCTCCCCAGCTCCACATCTCCACAGCTCCCCATCGCCACAGCTCCACAGCTCCCCATCTCCCCATCACCCCAGCTCCACAGctccccatctccccatctccccagCTCCACAGCTCCCCAGCTCCCCATCGCCAAAGCTCCACAGCTCCCCATCGCCAAAGCTCCACAGctccccatctccccatctccacagctccacagctccCCATCTCCCCAGCTTCACAGCTCCCCATCTCCACAGGTCCCCATCCCCCCAGCTCCACAGCTCCCCATCTCCCCATCACCCCAGCTCCCCATCTCCACAGCTCACCAGCTCCCCATCTCCACAGCTCCCCATCTCCCCAGCTCCACAGCTCT CTCTACAGCTCCCCATCTCCACAGCTCCACAACTCCCCAGCTCCCAATCACCCCAGCTCCACAGCTCCCCAGCTCCACAGCTCCCCAATCTCCCCAGCTCCACAGCTCCCCATCCCCACAGCTCCCCAGCTTCCCAGCTCCACAGCTACTCATCTCTACAGCTCCCCATCTCCACAGCTCCACATCTCCCCAGCTCCCCATCTCCACAGCTCACCAGCTCCCCATCTCCACAGCTCACCAGCTCCCCATCTCCACAGCTCACCAgctccccatctccacagatcTCCAGCGCCGCAGCTCCGTAGCACCCCAGCTCCCCATCTCCACAGCTCCCCAGCTCCCCAGGTCCCAACCTCCCCAGCTCCACAGCTCCCCATCTCCCCAGcttcccctctccccatcttccCAGCTCCCcagctccacagctccacagctccCCAGCTCCCCAGCTtcccagctccccctctccccatcttccCAGCTCCCCAGCTCCACATCTCCACAGCTCCCCATCGCCACAGCTCCACAGCTCCCCATCTCCCCATCACCCCAGCTCCACAGctccccatctccccatctccccagCTCCACAGCTCCCCAGCTCCCCATCGCCAAAGCTCCACAGCTCCCCATCGCCAAAGCTCCACAGctccccatctccccatctccacagctccacagctccCCATCTCCCCAGCTTCACAGCTCCCCATCTCCACAGCTCCCCATCCCCCCAGCTCCACAGCTCCCCATCTCCCCATCACCCCAGCTCCCCATCTCCACAGCTCACCAGCTCCCCATCTCCACAGCTCCCCATCTCCCCAGCTCCACAGCTCTGCAGCTCCACAGCTCCCCATCTCCCCAGCTCCACAGCTCCCCATCTCCACAGCTCACCAGAACCACAGCTCCACAGCTCCCCAGCTCTCCATCtccacagctccacagctccacaTCTCCCCAGCTCTCcagctccacagctccacagctccacaTCTCCACAGCTCTCCAGCTCCACAGCTCCCCAGCTCTCCATCTCCACAGCTCCCCAGCTCCACAGCTCACCAGCTCCCCATCTCCACAGctccccatctccccatctccccagctccacagctccacagctccacaACTCCCCAGCTCCCCATCCCTACAGCACCCCATCTCCACAGCTCCCAAGCTCCACAGCTCCCCAGCTCCCGATCTCCCCAGCTCCACAGCTTCACATCTCCCCAGCTCCACATCtccacagctccacagctccaca